The sequence CCCCCGCCAACAGCCATCCCATGCCAAAGACTAGTTTGTTTTTATGAATGTTAGGTAAAAACTTTTATTCTGAACTATTGGATCCTAGAATCCATTACTTCTGAGATGTTGAACCAGCAATTCTTGAATACAGAGGCATTGTATTTGAATGTAACTCTCTTGAATAGAAAGTTAAACAATTGGAAAAGTAATGTGAACAACAGATTGGAAGCTAattaggattatcaatacctcggcacaggcattaaccaaaattgagacaatagtcaagaaatcagaagaaggcaaggactggggagggcagctatgagagaactagaaaaggtcctcaaatgcaaagatgtatcactgaacaccaaagtcaggatcattcagaccatggtattcccgatttctatgtatggatgtgaaagttggacagtgaaaaagtaagagaaaaatcaactcatttaaactgtggtgttggaggagagctttgtgcatgccatggactgtgaaaaagatcaataattgggtgttagaacaaattaaaccagaactatcactagaagctaaaatgatgaaactgaggttatcatactttgaacacataatgagaagacatgattcactagaaaagacaataatgctgggaaaaacagcagggagtagaaaaagaggaagaccaaacaagagatggattgattccataaaggaagccacagacctgaacttacaagatctgaacagggtggttcatgacagatgctcttggaggtcactgattcatagggtcaccatgagtcgtagttgacttggaggcacataacaaccaccaccaacatTTTGAACAGATGTGTGTGAAACGAGCAGAAACAAGACTTGTTTTGTGAGGGATCTTGTTCAGGGGAGAGGGATATCTCTTATGTTAACTCAGTCTCTCGGTCCcaaaatattcatattgactAGCTCTTGTTTGGGGTGGGATGGATGTAATCTTCTTCTCATAAGAAGGATTTACCAGTCCTTCTGGGTGACTGGAGTGTGTACCTTACCCATCTAAGCACTTTTCAGCTAACTGAGTGATGCATGTGTTGTTAGATGTGAAATAAGTATTTGAAGAATTTGATCTGGAGAGCACCTGTGGTagctaaatcagtggttcccaacctgggggtcgCAAAGTCATCCTAGGGGGGtcacaaagagccaagagaataactatttattaattttaaaaaataattaatggcCAGTCTGTGCTGCACCAACTTGCGAACCTGCACTGCCTGTGTGTGCAACTACTTCCACCTCCCTTTCCTTCTGGCCAGCTGGCACAGTCAATTCCTGTCATACAGAGAGCTGAGTATCCAGAGAAGGGGCtagctgggcttatttaagcttcagtgcctcttcccccccccttttgtcagCAGCAGTGAGGGAAGATTGATCAGGCTGATTAGCTCTGGATATAGAGACAGAAGACCTCAGGAGGGGAATGCCTGCCAAAAAAGGAATAGAACAGACTCCCTGAGCATCCCCGTCCCCCCACAAATACAcacctgggcactcattaaaaattcactgtatagtacaatgtatacatgtctactcagaagtaagtcttttcatatttaatggggcatactcccaggtaaatcaaattacAGTAATCAGACCAAGTTTCTGTTGAAGCTCTGTactaccttttttgggggggggggacattgaGCTTTATAGAACATCATTCTCGTTTTTAGGAAGTAAAAAATatctataatacaaggacttagTCTGCAAATCTaaccaggtttactcagaagtaagtcatacaGAATTCAATGGAGGAGCAGCCataagaggtaggttaggctgagagttagtggctgaCCCAAGATAATAAGTGAGCAAAAAAATGATGGGTAAAGTAAAAATGTAacattgcacatgctcagtgtatttttgttgctgtttatcaaggctttcagtgtgtttttatacagttatatatgttcattttaaatatattttaaaatacgtTGGTTTAACTCTTAACGTGAGATCTTTGTATGATTTAGGGTTTCCTTTGGGGGAGAGCAGGATTCTTGTACCTGtagcagctgtgtggcaggcagaaattaaacataaattaagccttttctagtatggaaatacaattattggGAAAGCTTcagctgttgacattctgtctgttagacatGGTATTATTACtattgtcatatggagcttcctgagccaAATGCTAAAGAGGAGGCATCAATGTATACAGGTAGAAATGCCCTGGCGTCAACCAGGCTCTGGTCATTACTCTGGGTAGTTTACTTTTATATCCTTCCGTACATTTCCTTCAGAATTTGTTCAAAATTTGTTTATGTTGCTGTAACCGACCCTGTGATCTTCTGGTAAAGGGCATGTAATAAAGATATCataatatttgtttttgtgatgaataaaaagtgacattatttaattCTTCATtctgtattttttcaattaagaGACTAAAATTAAAACTATTAGTATGTGTGGGGCTCACAAAAatttttgaggttacaaaggggtCCCATAAAGGTTGGaaagcactgagctagatgacaaCAAATGTAGAAAACAGCCTGCTTTCATGAAAATCCATAGATCTCTGCTACAATGGGCCAACTGAGAAGCCCTAGAATTTCATTTTTTGAGACATTTGATGGGCCCAAAAGATTTGGGTTTATATTATATCAGTGGATCAGTTCAGTTGTCTAGATGTTTGTCCTGAAGAGAAGCTGGAAGAAAAAGGAGATGAGTTTgtgtggaggagggaggaggaaataaaaaGAGGAGTGGATGGAGTTGTTTCTTAGTAAAGTTCTCATTTAAAACGACATGTGTTATCTTATATTTAAGGCAAGGAATTAATATACaaaattttggttttttaaaacttgGGAATTAAGGTCAAATTTGAATATATAATCCACAGAGCTCCCCAAACATGGAATCCAAAGGCTAAACAAAGCAACGTAAAGTGTGCATTTCTAATTTGAAGGTAAAGTTCTTGGTTTGAAAGCTGGCAGGAAAACAGAGGATGTGTTTGATTTGAAGCCTTTAATATCATGGATCTGAGATTCAGATCACTGTTTCTCAAACATACTTAAGAATGTAATTTTGTCCATTTTAATGCAGCCTATATTTCAAGTTGGTAGTGGGGAGTAAAAGTGTGGCAAAGCCCATTTCTTCAAACTGATCATTTTATTCTGTCACTTTTTGTATTAGTTATGTGAAGCCATGAAGATCTTGGCTCAGTAGCAGAGAAcctcagagggttgccataaatgcaaactgaaagatTGAGGGGAAAGCTTGTTTTTGTGGATGGGTTAATTTTACTATCTGCTTTTGATTTTCAGATTCTTCTTGATGAACTTTCTTCCACTAAACACTGGGTCTGCATGCATGTTTCAGACCATAGTGGATTCCATTACCGCCAGTTTTTATTAAAAACTTTGACTAGCAGAACCGGGACTGACTGTACTGTAGAGATGCACAATCAACCAGCCCATCAGCAAGCACCCTGTCTTCCAAAAGATGAAGAAAATGATGAAGCAGAAGCTATCTGCGTGGAAGAACAAAAGCTAGATCTCCCTCATCTTCTAAATGAAGAAGTAGAGCTCTGCACTGATTTAATTAATACTTACCCAGGGCATGAAACCCTCTGGTGTCACAGGTAAGTAAATGTATTCAAGGATATGGGGTTGAAGAGAATAGTCACCGCTCTGATAGGATAAATTTCACCAAGCCATTGCAAACTGCTGGTAGTGGTTTGTGGTGATGCAGAGAAAATTTATTGCATGATGAACACGCAGATACTTTGCTGTGTTGAAGCAAAAGTTTCATTTCTAAGTTGCCTCATAGAGCTGCTGTTGAACATTAGTTGCTTAGTAAGTCAACatttcctttttatttaattgtttaatagAATACTAGCTAAATATCTCCAAGGTGACTAACAGTATACACTaaaagcaatatttatttatttattatatacatcccaccctttcttccagcaggagcccagggcggcaaacaaaagcactgaaaacactttaaaacataaatacagttttcaaaatacattaaaacacaacaaccattaaaaatatattaaaacaaaacatctttaaaaacatttcaaaaaaacctttaaaaacattaaaagaaggtttaaaaatatattaaaaagcagttccaacacagatgcagactgggataaggtctctacttaaaaggcttgttgaaagaggaaggtcttcagtaggcactgaaaagataacagagatatcatataaaatagatatttattcatttatttattatttgatttatatcctgcctttcctcccggcaggagcccatatAAAAACATGTTATAAAACCTAATTAGTAGAAATGTTTAtcagagcaacagaaaacaatttaaagcagcaAGAACAGGAAACCCAAAGCTCTCCAATAGAGGCACGTCTTGATTTGGTATTTTTTAAACAGCCATTAAGGAAGGAGCAAGGAAATTAATCCTGTTCCACAGCTTTCATGCCATTAAAGAGAAGACACCATTCCAtgtgacacccccccccacacacacacacacaaatgtaccTTTTGATTTCTTGCATTCTAGTATTAGGGCTACCACCCACCAAGAAAACGCTATCTTGCAGCAAACTATAACTTTAGTTTTTATGTCTGTGGCACACATGATACTACTTAGGATTCTTTTGTCCATTTAGCAAGATGGAGATCTGGTGTTAATCTCCTTTCCTTTCAAATTTGGAGAACAAAAAATGGGTGAAGTGTCACAGAATCTGCAAGTTGCCAACAACTTGATGTTTAAGTACATCAGATACTGAGAATGAGTTAGCAGGACTTGTTAAATGACAAAAGGTGCAAATAAAGCACTGAATGAAGGTTGGAGAGCTGCAGAGGAGCTGACTGAATTATTTATCAGTCTTTACTACAGAAGATATTGGAGGAATACCCACACCTGAAGATTTTTTTGTATTAGTAAATCATCTGAAGAACTGTTTTGAATTCATATCATCTGAACTATGACTGCTAAAAGCTAACGACATGTAAGACTTGAGCAGCcaaattattccatttatattccaccattcCGCCAAATAACTCAAGGTGGGGTACAAACATGGTTTCTCTCTCCCAatattttcctcacaacaacctggagaggtaggttaggctgagagacagtgactggctcaaggcatcctgtgagcttcatggcccagcAGGAGTTTGaactcaggtcccagtctgacactctaaccactacaccacacacacCAAACTCTTAGCTATGGTTGAGAGCATTCTAGCATTATGTTTGCACAGGCCCATTTTTAATGCTTCCACAGTGCTTCTGAAAGATGGTTAGGATTTGGCAAGTCTGCTGGTACAGTGGAAGGAAAGCCAATGAGAAGGTTTTTACTTGTGCcctttgttgttccagtgttcacAAGTGAAGGGTGAATTCAAAAGGTCTCATTTGAGTGATCTTAGAGATTATGTTAAGACATAGAAGGGAGAGCAGCATCTGAAGTATGCTGAGGCCAAGCCATTAAAATAGATCAAAGAATCTTTcccaaagaaaaggaagaagcctGTGTTGATGTTGGAGCACAGGTGTAATGTGTGCCAGCTACTAACCTTTCCAGAAAACCAGACACTCCATTTCACTGTTTTCAAATGGTTATCAGGTTTTCAGAACTTGTGCGTTGCAGGTTCTGAAAACCTGAAAGAATGAATCATGTTCCTTCCCAGGTTGTAATGATCAAATAACTGGCCTATCAGATTTGACTCTTAAAATATTTGCTATGCCAATTGTCAGATAGTAATAAAGACCGGATCCCTTTCATATTAGTCACTGGGAAGaggtttatttttttctcctcagtgGTTTTGATTTTGCTTTTCATGAATTTCACAGCAGTATATGCAAGTGTTGCATCTTTTTCATTTACCATACAATCAAATTTTCTTAAGTATAGTTTTTTCTATACCATGTCCAGTATGCAGAGTTGGAAgtcagccttttttttaaaaaaaatgcttaacAAGCTGTGAAGTAATTATGTTTGTGGGGAAGAGGGCAGAAATTTTATTGATAATCAgctgcattttaaaaagtgttaaacatttgatttttctctgattTCTTCTCTTTGAAGACGGCGTGTGTTCTACCTTCAGCAccacttaaaaaacaaacttcTACTTTCAAGTGTCTGGGCAGCACCTGCAGACAATAGCGTTGGAATGTTGAATAACTCTCACCTTAGTGATGCATTTGGTCATGTGACCCAAGCCATGGATGTTGACGGTTTGCTTGAATCCAACAAACAAGGCTACACTCAAGAAATAAAACGCCTGAAACGTGCTCCTATGCAGGACTCTGTCAGTCTTGAAGCAGAATGCAGGTTCATCGATCAAGTTTTATCAACATGTAGGGATGTAGAGCAGGCAAGGTTTGCTGGGGCATACAAAAAATGGCTGGTTTCCTTTCTAGGTCAGTAAAGAAGAAAACCAGACAACCTGCAGGGTCCTTCATTTAGTGCAATATTCTTTTTTCAAACACAGGTGCCAGTAATGCCATCTGGCACTATCCACCCTTCGTTGTTGCTGTCAGTGCTAAACTTCATTTGCTGATGATGGTTTTAgtgtaatttatattttaaaacaccCTGGTGTTAATCATTAAAAGGTTTTTCTGAGCTTGTGTTCCTCTGTAGGGTAACTCCATATCACAAATTCCTTAATGATATATTTTAAACACCCTTATATTAAGACAAATCAAGTTTTTCAGAAGCTAATACAACTAGAAAATGAATTCATTTCTCAGTCTCTCTTCCTTAACAAATGTAGCTAATCAAATCATTACCCACAACGGATGGTCATCAAGAACATCAGTGCAGACAGGGTTTTGGCCTGATAGTTTTGAGTAAGAGTCTTTTAATTGGCCTGGTTCGTGTATAATGttaaaccattaactatggtttaatgcaaATGCTGGTGCATGTTGCTCAAAAGTTGCCTCTTTACTCCTCTCCCACCCCTGACTTTGCTGTGCTGAGGAAACAACCAGTGGCTGGATGTTGCATGCGAACCAGTGGTTGAAGTAGAAGCCAAGGTTTGGGTTTGGCTTACTGTTAATGGCTTGACTGgggaaaacaaaccacaaacaCTGGCTTGCAAGTGCATGTGATTTGTTTCCCATCAAATGAGCCACaaaccaaaaacaaaccttgACTTCTACAAACAAACCACAGCCACTGGTCTGCATGTAGCATGAAGCTAGCATATGGTTTGTGTCCCAGTAAAGTCAGTCAGGACTGAGCAAAGCTGGAacttttgagcagcatgcacTAGCATATTGCTCCTTCACATTAACCCATAGGCCACTGAATCATTGAATTGCTTTAAATGCACTGCTTCTCTTCTGTAAACATTCCAGTAGCGGACAATTTGTTTCTGGTTCACGTTTGAATTACTCTGACCTTACTTACGTTTTCATTGTAGCGCCAGTTCTAATGGAGTATGGTTAATTTGAAATTGCAGGAGAGTTGTGAAGATGTGTGAGAGAAAGCGTTTCCCTCTTACACCAGCCATGTGGTTATTAAAGTTCTTCATTGCAtgtcatatttttatttatttcattttacttaAGTCATTGTTAATTATGGATAATTCTGAATTAATTACAAACACTACAGAATTACGGAAAGCCTCATGACGTGCCCCATATAATTCAGTGCAGATACTTATGCTGGAAGTATCTTGCTATAAGGTGAAcatttgtgtgtgttgtgtgtttgaagaacaacaacaattaagACTTTTCCTATAGATAATTCCTCTGAAAAAGAAAGAGAATTGTCTTCAGCTGCCTTGTGACTTTTTCTTATTACTTACAAAGCCATCAAATAGAGAGAGACAGGGTTCTTGCAGTCAAGCTTTTATTCCTTATTGCTTTGCAAACAGCAGACAGAATTTGAACAGTATGATTTATTCGTTCTGTTTATTTAGTGCTGACCTATATCTGAGATTCCTTAACCATTCTGGTAATACCCTGCTAAATAGACACGTACTGCCCACTGAATACACAGGCCCTAATGCACAgtacttcaaccttgggtccccagattgtgttggactacagctgccatcatccccagacagtatGGTCCAGtatgggacccaaggttgaagaacactgctctgaTGTTAAGCTCCATGTGTACACCAAAACTACTCGGTCTTGTGTATGAGCAGGAGTTCCATACTGAAATTTGTGCATGCTGCAGTCAATAGGGAAACCATTGTTTAAAGCTCCATGCATGGAAGGGGCCCCTGGATTGAGCCAACACTATAAGGACAGCACTCTCAAGCCTGTGAGATTTGTGGGTGTGCCCACACTCTCTTTAAGGCCACAAAGAAAATACTGCTTGCCTGAAAGCAATATACCATTTggacttgttagttgcttgttacttaaaagtctccaagcaacttacagcacATTTAAAATATGAATACATTATACCATAAAACCACCCCTATAggtcacaggaagctttggcagcacacatttttaaaatgggcTTATGAAAATAACAGTTTACTCAGGTTTCTCACACAGCCTACCAACTGGGCAAATCCAAATACTGGCAAAACATTTCTAGTCATAGTCGTGCTTGTTTCCTTGCACAAAGATAAGTGTGTTTGCTGTTTTTCTAGGTGAGAAAGTAGTATGAGCAGGAGAAATCTCGATAGCATCTAAGATTGTTGACAATAGCTAAAGGGTATATAGTGCAATGGTTAGTTTAAATTCCATATGAGTATTGGAACTGACTAGTTTGCCCAAGGAAGAACAGTAATGCTAAGGtgtttctctgcctctctcaaaTTCTGAAGTTGATTGGAAGATAAATTCAGGATGGCCATCTGAGCATAGGTCAATATTCATTTAATACTGCCCCTGTCTAGGCTTCTCTCAGCAGACAGAGGTCTGCTTTCCATGTAAGGGTAAATCAAACTAGGGCTTCTCATGAACGAGCAGCCATGTTTGGTGCACAGTGAGAAAACAGTGGCTGCTTTGCTCTTCCTCTGGTCCTGTTGCTGTCACGTTACAtagagctaagccatagtttggcttagcattacttgTAAACCTAGGCTTGTGATCTGTATTACTCCATACAAAACGAGCTGTAacaaaggtttgttcttggtttactgctTGTGGGGTTTTTTGAGAGGGGGGCAGGAGGAGACACACCACAATCTAGGTTCACATGCAACACCAAGCCAAACCGTGGCTTAGCTACGGGTAGTGCAGCAGCAGTAGGACCAAGACCAGGGTGAGAAGTGTAGCAACCACAATATTCTCTCTGAACACCACAACACCCACAACACTTGCTTGTTCATGGTAAGCAACAGCTTGGTGTACTATTATGTGAGAATGATGCCAGGGATTCCTTGATGTAGCTGTTCCATTCCCAGAAAGTTTATCACCATTGGGTTTTTAATGGGCACTGTATTATTaatgaaacagggtggaatccAGTTGGAGCTGGGAGGACTTTTGGTTTGTTGGATGCCCCCTCTATCAGAAGAAGAGGGGAGACATTTTCGCTGATTTGCAGCCGCACTGCATCAGCTTCCATTCTGTTCCTGAAGGTCTCCTATCTCTCAATCCAATTTCTGGGGTGCTGCAGAGGGATGCTTTTGATTCAGCAATTATTCCCTTCCATTAACTGAGGCATCTGATCAAATGGCTCAAAAGCCCTTCTGGGAGTGCAAGGGCACCAGTTTGACACCGCCCATAGAAGTGCTATTGACAATGCTGACCCTTCATATAATTCAGGTTTATTTTCATCAAGACTTCTTCACAATACACAATCGATTAAGCCTTGAGACTCTTCATTCATTGCAGTGGGATCATGTGGTGCTCCCATGCAAGCTCCATTGAAATAAATCAGGGATGTGCTATGGCAGCACATAGAGAATTACTCCATTTGTCTCTTGGTTTTGCCATTCCTCAGGTGTATCCATACAAATGTACAAAGGAGAGAGATGGGTATCTTAAATAGAGATGCAATTAAAAAAAGGTTCATCATGGGCAGATAATTCCCTCTTTGCTTAAGCTGGATTGATTTTATAAAAGCTTTGAAAGATAATAAGGAAATGTAACTTAAAATCCATTTTTGCTGAGGTGCCGGATAGATTCCCTGGagctatatataaataaaagtaaCTCTGCTCATTAAATTTGGCAGCCCTTCCATTATCATAGATGTAAAGTCAAACTCTGCCcttaaatatgcatttatttcCTCCCAGTGATGGAAGTGGGATTTGTATATGCAGAAACATATCAAATTCTATGTCTGCAGTCAGTGAAATACCTCTGGATTTTAAACTTGCCTGAATAGCTTGCATAATATAGCAGAGgttcttttattttaaagggaTATAAATGGAACTAGAAATCGTCTAATGACTGATTAACAATTCCAGTGGAAACTAAAAGGCAAATAGAAACCTGGCTTTTTATGTAGCTGAGCTCTGGCAGTGCTGAGAACCTAAAAAGAAAGATAAACAAAGTGAAAATTAGGTGAATGGGTTCATAGCATATATATatttggtatatatatatatatatatatatatatatatatagtttctcCTGCAAAATCTAAAGAATTACTTAAACACACAAGCAAATAAAAgcaaatattttgtatttgtttttctgttggcgGCATATTCTGG is a genomic window of Rhineura floridana isolate rRhiFlo1 chromosome 1, rRhiFlo1.hap2, whole genome shotgun sequence containing:
- the PTAR1 gene encoding protein prenyltransferase alpha subunit repeat-containing protein 1 — protein: MAESPEEVAVLVQRVVKDINNAFKRNPHIDEIGLIPCPEARYNRSPIVLVENKLGVESWCVKFLLPYVHNKLLHYRQRKQWLNKEELIDITCTLLLLNPDFTTAWNVRKELILSGTLNPVKDLHLGKLALTKFPKSPETWIHRRWVLQQLIQEHSLPTLVNKGNLETAPMERIQHLVKEEMDVCCVAAGRYPSNYNAWSHRIWVLQHLAKLSTKILLDELSSTKHWVCMHVSDHSGFHYRQFLLKTLTSRTGTDCTVEMHNQPAHQQAPCLPKDEENDEAEAICVEEQKLDLPHLLNEEVELCTDLINTYPGHETLWCHRRRVFYLQHHLKNKLLLSSVWAAPADNSVGMLNNSHLSDAFGHVTQAMDVDGLLESNKQGYTQEIKRLKRAPMQDSVSLEAECRFIDQVLSTCRDVEQARFAGAYKKWLVSFLGQ